From a single Paenibacillus sp. FSL W8-0426 genomic region:
- the walK gene encoding cell wall metabolism sensor histidine kinase WalK: MSRFLKFSFFRTIQAKLIIIYVLLILIAMQLIGVYFVSAMKNSLTSNFTEDLQARAEMLSVLVGETLAGGDPEAGEDRTENLRVLVNNLFNINGAEIQVLDASGKVLTTSLSSHSDYVGRKNTQTVVSRALQGIRDNEEYIVDEDNVRKKVVAKPVMSGGKIIGAVYIAASMSELYATMEGINKIFISGILIALVLTAVLGVILSHTITQPIKEVTRRATAVAEGNFDQQTPVFGTDEIGQLSRAFNYMTSRLRDALSQNEEEKEKLTSILTNMSDGVVATDEYGKVILVNRRASSILGMRPADIEGRHFAVLLGIDPEDAEALASGFTGSTLLQIAPAGQEEPVVIRMTFTPVHRRDLGITGTIAVLQDVTEQEELEASRREFVANVSHELRTPLTTIKSYAEALDDGALEDPQLAGRFVGVIQNETERMIRLVTDLLHLSRLDSKEARLRKQPTDVLEMLEEVTDRFSFQMHQKDIQSVLSVENGMPLVPLDRDQIDQVLDNVVSNALKYTLEGGTITISARREGGNTLAVSVSDTGVGIPQRDLDRIFERFYRVDKARSRSMGGTGLGLSIAREIVKAHDGSISLESELDVGTTVTFKLPMRSEGGEHSEGTH, from the coding sequence AGCTGATTATTATCTATGTGCTGCTAATCCTGATTGCGATGCAACTGATCGGGGTTTATTTCGTCAGCGCGATGAAGAATTCGTTAACGAGCAATTTTACGGAGGATTTGCAGGCCCGGGCTGAAATGTTGTCTGTGCTGGTGGGCGAAACGCTGGCTGGCGGCGACCCGGAGGCTGGTGAAGACCGTACGGAAAACCTGCGCGTGTTGGTGAACAATCTGTTCAATATCAACGGTGCGGAAATTCAGGTTCTCGATGCCAGCGGGAAGGTGCTGACGACCTCTTTAAGCTCGCACTCCGATTACGTGGGGCGGAAAAACACGCAAACCGTAGTTAGTCGTGCCTTGCAAGGCATTCGGGATAATGAAGAGTACATTGTCGACGAAGATAATGTGCGCAAAAAAGTCGTCGCCAAGCCGGTCATGTCCGGCGGCAAAATTATCGGCGCAGTGTACATCGCCGCTTCGATGAGCGAGTTGTACGCCACCATGGAAGGCATCAACAAAATTTTCATTTCGGGCATTCTGATCGCCCTGGTGCTAACGGCAGTGCTTGGCGTGATCCTGTCGCATACGATCACCCAGCCAATCAAAGAAGTCACGCGGCGGGCCACGGCGGTGGCCGAAGGCAACTTCGACCAGCAGACGCCCGTATTCGGCACGGATGAGATCGGACAGCTCAGCCGGGCCTTTAACTATATGACGAGCAGGCTGCGCGACGCTCTCTCCCAGAACGAAGAAGAGAAGGAAAAGCTGACTTCGATTCTGACCAATATGAGCGACGGCGTGGTGGCAACCGATGAATATGGCAAAGTCATACTGGTGAACCGCCGCGCCAGCAGCATTCTGGGCATGCGTCCTGCGGATATCGAGGGCAGGCATTTTGCCGTCCTGCTCGGCATAGATCCGGAGGATGCCGAGGCGCTGGCGAGCGGATTCACCGGATCGACGTTGCTGCAGATTGCGCCAGCCGGGCAGGAGGAGCCTGTCGTCATCCGCATGACATTCACGCCTGTGCATCGGCGCGACCTGGGCATTACGGGGACGATTGCCGTGCTGCAGGACGTCACGGAGCAAGAAGAACTGGAAGCGTCGCGGAGGGAGTTCGTCGCCAACGTATCCCATGAGCTGCGCACGCCGCTCACAACCATCAAGAGTTATGCCGAAGCGCTGGATGACGGCGCACTGGAAGATCCGCAGCTGGCGGGCCGTTTCGTGGGCGTCATCCAAAACGAGACGGAGCGTATGATTCGGCTGGTTACCGATTTGCTGCATCTGTCGCGGCTCGATTCCAAAGAGGCGCGACTCCGCAAACAGCCCACCGATGTGCTGGAAATGCTGGAGGAAGTGACGGACCGTTTCTCCTTCCAGATGCATCAGAAGGATATTCAGTCCGTGTTGTCGGTGGAAAACGGGATGCCGCTTGTTCCGCTGGATCGCGACCAGATCGACCAGGTGCTGGACAACGTGGTGTCCAATGCGCTGAAATACACGCTGGAGGGCGGCACGATTACGATTTCGGCAAGGCGCGAAGGCGGGAATACGCTGGCCGTTTCGGTGAGCGATACCGGGGTGGGTATTCCGCAGCGGGACCTGGACCGCATTTTTGAGCGGTTTTACCGGGTAGACAAGGCCCGATCCCGCAGCATGGGCGGCACAGGGCTCGGACTGTCCATTGCCCGGGAAATCGTAAAAGCGCATGACGGCAGCATCTCGCTCGAATCGGAGCTGGACGTCGGCACAACGGTTACGTTTAAGCTGCCGATGCGGAGCGAAGGAGGTGAGCACAGTGAAGGAACGCATTAA